From one Bos indicus isolate NIAB-ARS_2022 breed Sahiwal x Tharparkar chromosome 16, NIAB-ARS_B.indTharparkar_mat_pri_1.0, whole genome shotgun sequence genomic stretch:
- the REN gene encoding renin isoform X2, with protein MPLWGLLLVLWGSCTFSLPADTAAFRRIFLKKMPSVRESLKERGVDMARLGAEWSQLTKTLSFGNRTSPVVLTNYLDTQYYGEIGIGTPPQTFKVVFDTGSANLWVPSTKCSPLYTACEIHSLYDSLESSSYVENGTEFTIHYGSGKVKGFLSQDLVTVGGITVTQTFGEVTELPLLPFMLAKFDGVLGMGFPAQAVGGVTPVFDHILAQRVLTDDVFSVYYSRNSHLLGGEIVLGGSDPQYYQENFHYVSISKPGSWQIRMKGVSVRLTTLLCEEGCMVIVDTGASYISGPTSSLRLLMEALGAKELSIDKYVVNCNQMPTLPDISFHLGGKAYTLTSADYVLQDPYNNDDLCTLALHGMDIPPPTGPVWVLGATFIRKFYTEFDRRNNRIGFALAR; from the exons ATGCCTCTCTGGGGACTCCTGCTGGTGCTCTGGGGCTCCTGCACCTTCAGTCTCCCTGCAGACACTGCCGCCTTCAGACG GATCTTCCTCAAGAAGATGCCCTCAGTCCGGGAAAGCCTGAAGGAGCGAGGTGTGGACATGGCCCGGCTGGGTGCTGAGTGGAGCCAGCTCACCAAGACTCTCTCCTTTGGCAACCGCACCTCCCCTGTGGTCCTCACCAACTACCTGGAC ACCCAATACTACGGTGAGATCGGCATCGGCACCCCACCGCAGACCTTCAAAGTCGTCTTTGACACAGGCTCCGCCAACCTCTGGGTGCCGTCCACCAAGTGCAGCCCCCTCTACACGGCCTGTG AGATTCACAGCCTCTACGACTCCCTGGAATCCTCCAGCTATGTGGAGAATGGGACGGAGTTCACCATCCACTATGGATCCGGGAAGGTCAAAGGTTTCCTGAGCCAGGACCTGGTGACT GTGGGTGGGATCACAGTCACACAGACCTTTGGCGAGGTCACGGAGCTGCCCCTGCTGCCCTTCATGCTGGCCAAATTTGACGGCGTCCTGGGCATGGGCTTCCCCGCCCAGGCCGTTGGCGGCGTCACGCCGGTCTTTGACCACATCCTCGCCCAGCGGGTGCTGACGGACGACGTCTTCTCCGTCTACTACAGCAG GAATTCCCACTTGCTAGGGGGCGAGATCGTGCTGGGAGGCAGTGACCCCCAGTATTACCAAGAGAATTTCCACTACGTGAGCATCAGCAAGCCTGGCTCCTGGCAGATCAGAATGAAAGG GGTGTCTGTGAGGTTGACTACCTTGCTCTGTGAGGAGGGCTGCATGGTCATAGTGGATACTGGTGCATCTTACATCTCGGGCCCCACCAGCTCCCTGAGACTGCTCATGGAAGCCTTGGGGGCCAAGGAGCTGAGCATAGATAAA TATGTCGTGAACTGTAACCAGATGCCCACACTCCCCGACATCTCCTTCCACCTTGGAGGCAAAGCCTACACACTCACCAGTGCGGACTATGTGTTACAG GATCCCTACAATAATGATGATCTGTGCACACTGGCCCTCCATGGTATGGACATCCCACCACCCACTGGACCAGTCTGGGTCCTGGGTGCCACCTTCATCCGCAAGTTCTACACGGAGTTTGATCGGCGTAACAATCGCATCGGCTTTGCCCTGGCCCGCTGA
- the REN gene encoding renin isoform X3 has protein sequence MPLWGLLLVLWGSCTFSLPADTAAFRRIFLKKMPSVRESLKERGVDMARLGAEWSQLTKTLSFGNRTSPVVLTNYLDTQYYGEIGIGTPPQTFKVVFDTGSANLWVPSTKCSPLYTACEIHSLYDSLESSSYVENGTEFTIHYGSGKVKGFLSQDLVTVGGITVTQTFGEVTELPLLPFMLAKFDGVLGMGFPAQAVGGVTPVFDHILAQRVLTDDVFSVYYSRNSHLLGGEIVLGGSDPQYYQENFHYVSISKPGSWQIRMKGVSVRLTTLLCEEGCMVIVDTGASYISGPTSSLRLLMEALGAKELSIDKDPYNNDDLCTLALHGMDIPPPTGPVWVLGATFIRKFYTEFDRRNNRIGFALAR, from the exons ATGCCTCTCTGGGGACTCCTGCTGGTGCTCTGGGGCTCCTGCACCTTCAGTCTCCCTGCAGACACTGCCGCCTTCAGACG GATCTTCCTCAAGAAGATGCCCTCAGTCCGGGAAAGCCTGAAGGAGCGAGGTGTGGACATGGCCCGGCTGGGTGCTGAGTGGAGCCAGCTCACCAAGACTCTCTCCTTTGGCAACCGCACCTCCCCTGTGGTCCTCACCAACTACCTGGAC ACCCAATACTACGGTGAGATCGGCATCGGCACCCCACCGCAGACCTTCAAAGTCGTCTTTGACACAGGCTCCGCCAACCTCTGGGTGCCGTCCACCAAGTGCAGCCCCCTCTACACGGCCTGTG AGATTCACAGCCTCTACGACTCCCTGGAATCCTCCAGCTATGTGGAGAATGGGACGGAGTTCACCATCCACTATGGATCCGGGAAGGTCAAAGGTTTCCTGAGCCAGGACCTGGTGACT GTGGGTGGGATCACAGTCACACAGACCTTTGGCGAGGTCACGGAGCTGCCCCTGCTGCCCTTCATGCTGGCCAAATTTGACGGCGTCCTGGGCATGGGCTTCCCCGCCCAGGCCGTTGGCGGCGTCACGCCGGTCTTTGACCACATCCTCGCCCAGCGGGTGCTGACGGACGACGTCTTCTCCGTCTACTACAGCAG GAATTCCCACTTGCTAGGGGGCGAGATCGTGCTGGGAGGCAGTGACCCCCAGTATTACCAAGAGAATTTCCACTACGTGAGCATCAGCAAGCCTGGCTCCTGGCAGATCAGAATGAAAGG GGTGTCTGTGAGGTTGACTACCTTGCTCTGTGAGGAGGGCTGCATGGTCATAGTGGATACTGGTGCATCTTACATCTCGGGCCCCACCAGCTCCCTGAGACTGCTCATGGAAGCCTTGGGGGCCAAGGAGCTGAGCATAGATAAA GATCCCTACAATAATGATGATCTGTGCACACTGGCCCTCCATGGTATGGACATCCCACCACCCACTGGACCAGTCTGGGTCCTGGGTGCCACCTTCATCCGCAAGTTCTACACGGAGTTTGATCGGCGTAACAATCGCATCGGCTTTGCCCTGGCCCGCTGA
- the REN gene encoding renin isoform X1 — protein MPLWGLLLVLWGSCTFSLPADTAAFRRIFLKKMPSVRESLKERGVDMARLGAEWSQLTKTLSFGNRTSPVVLTNYLDTQYYGEIGIGTPPQTFKVVFDTGSANLWVPSTKCSPLYTACEIHSLYDSLESSSYVENGTEFTIHYGSGKVKGFLSQDLVTVGGITVTQTFGEVTELPLLPFMLAKFDGVLGMGFPAQAVGGVTPVFDHILAQRVLTDDVFSVYYSRNSHLLGGEIVLGGSDPQYYQENFHYVSISKPGSWQIRMKGVSVRLTTLLCEEGCMVIVDTGASYISGPTSSLRLLMEALGAKELSIDKVRSWGAGTREEGSPTGPGPQITPGCFGSEGDRFWPSSPASHTLPHVARALGGGAWEAGGCAHPSPAEGPGHKHRVASPGVPPTLKGAPVTLPAASMS, from the exons ATGCCTCTCTGGGGACTCCTGCTGGTGCTCTGGGGCTCCTGCACCTTCAGTCTCCCTGCAGACACTGCCGCCTTCAGACG GATCTTCCTCAAGAAGATGCCCTCAGTCCGGGAAAGCCTGAAGGAGCGAGGTGTGGACATGGCCCGGCTGGGTGCTGAGTGGAGCCAGCTCACCAAGACTCTCTCCTTTGGCAACCGCACCTCCCCTGTGGTCCTCACCAACTACCTGGAC ACCCAATACTACGGTGAGATCGGCATCGGCACCCCACCGCAGACCTTCAAAGTCGTCTTTGACACAGGCTCCGCCAACCTCTGGGTGCCGTCCACCAAGTGCAGCCCCCTCTACACGGCCTGTG AGATTCACAGCCTCTACGACTCCCTGGAATCCTCCAGCTATGTGGAGAATGGGACGGAGTTCACCATCCACTATGGATCCGGGAAGGTCAAAGGTTTCCTGAGCCAGGACCTGGTGACT GTGGGTGGGATCACAGTCACACAGACCTTTGGCGAGGTCACGGAGCTGCCCCTGCTGCCCTTCATGCTGGCCAAATTTGACGGCGTCCTGGGCATGGGCTTCCCCGCCCAGGCCGTTGGCGGCGTCACGCCGGTCTTTGACCACATCCTCGCCCAGCGGGTGCTGACGGACGACGTCTTCTCCGTCTACTACAGCAG GAATTCCCACTTGCTAGGGGGCGAGATCGTGCTGGGAGGCAGTGACCCCCAGTATTACCAAGAGAATTTCCACTACGTGAGCATCAGCAAGCCTGGCTCCTGGCAGATCAGAATGAAAGG GGTGTCTGTGAGGTTGACTACCTTGCTCTGTGAGGAGGGCTGCATGGTCATAGTGGATACTGGTGCATCTTACATCTCGGGCCCCACCAGCTCCCTGAGACTGCTCATGGAAGCCTTGGGGGCCAAGGAGCTGAGCATAGATAAAGTAAGGAGCTGGGGGGCGGGCACCAGGGAGGAGGGCTCACCAACTGGCCCAGGCCCCCAGATCACCCCAGGATGCTTTGGTTCTGAAGGGGACCGTTTCtggccttcctctcctgcctctcacactcTTCCACATGTGGCCCGGGCCCTGGGAGGGGGGGCTTGGGAAGCTGGGGGCTGTGCCCACCCCTCTCCGGCAGAGGGGCCAGGCCACAAGCACAGGGTTGCGTCTCCTGGGGTACCTCCCACACTCAAAGGGGCTCCTGTGACCCTACCCGCTGCCAGTATGTCGTGA
- the KISS1 gene encoding metastasis-suppressor KiSS-1 yields the protein MNVLLSWQLMLLLCATAFRETLEKVVPMENPRTTGSQLGPATLRAPWEQSPRCAAGKPEVAGPRPRGAALCPPESSAGPQRLGPCAPRSRLIPSPRGAVLVQREKDVSAYNWNSFGLRYGRRQAALPGSRSAARG from the exons ATGAACGTGCTGCTTTCCTGGCAGCTGATGCTTCTCCTTTGTGCCACCGCCTTCAGGGAGACACTGGAAAAGGTGGTGCCCATGGAGAATCCTAGAACCACAG GCTCGCAGCTTGGACCCGCGACGCTCCGGGCGCCCTGGGAGCAGAGCCCGCGGTGCGCGGCGGGGAAGCCCGAGGTGGCCGGGCCTCGGCCTCGGGGGGCCGCGCTGTGCCCCCCTGAGAGCTCCGCGGGCCCCCAGCGGCTGGGCCCGTGCGCCCCGCGCAGCCGCCTGATCCCGTCCCCGAGGGGCGCGGTGCTGGTGCAGCGGGAGAAGGACGTGTCCGCCTACAACTGGAACTCCTTCGGCCTGCGCTACGGCAGGCGGCAGGCGGCGCTGCCCGGGAGCCGCAGCGCCGCGCGGGGCTGA